The following proteins are co-located in the Triticum aestivum cultivar Chinese Spring chromosome 1A, IWGSC CS RefSeq v2.1, whole genome shotgun sequence genome:
- the LOC123051106 gene encoding uncharacterized protein produces the protein MLTYPSDHRGYPPQHVAVSPFSTAAAPFTVDGLHPADQTFPSPSLDAPGVTSLYATGEWGNASWMEAPVRYMAPDAAASASPGYTGHYHLNKDLSGPATSPIDVAPSFPVKSLTSEITVGNISCRAAEAEKNANTQILTKEGQEHSHCHPDAEENLLQMSDSSSRNQATFLKLIHNLSVVLLSTCNGGSSLQEYEEKILKSVIRNLKAASSKGGKATLKSDDCLRDSVQISCLRNNLLVAMPEHSVSESTDSEFKTSISQALSKLPEGNMLDDTEVSQVSIYKKLWFEAEASVCKLKYELQRSRMKLATMEVFSNTQTVPIDPSESEKASRVTISDGQPRNHAKYCSSCAATLQCHGGGSESSQSSSLINRVTTQHSTYVLAAQVPAASPVPPPPALVSQPYTAAPDNPSEPYCGYCHKLGLTPHPCYKKNDQGDNIFSGASSLPGPCQSSSTGQELLTQPPPPPPSDISSPGSIIATNKSIVNGLDAEIFAQMKVLESRIDNISSLGESKCERQQEPSKGSYPVEDDVLARLRILKSRPDYITSLGLESSNHQLDTSIHASDEVHEMFARLKVLESRIDKISPLGDNKCEQQEKGSEGLYPVEDAVLARLQILKSCADNTSLGLESNKQQLNASTDISDEVEDVIMARLEILKSHPDVEASSIEAVEGVEHPCAVGLRVSSHQLLPSPAAVFEKTTLLSATEPLEVTGETPAILISSSNKAPPLCRLKDAPSVMEKDHSGLAEEALHSAPLLSVPQEAGGLAQKTAKAKRHPHGPTPRRFRLPSTVKIKCPISE, from the exons ATGCTCACCTACCCCAGCGATCATCGGGGTTATCCTCCGCAGCACGTGGCGGTATCCCCCTTCTCTACCGCCGCCGCCCCCTTCACCGTGGACGGGCTCCATCCCGCGGACCAAACATTCCCCAGCCCTAGCCTCGATGCCCCCGGCGTCACTTCCCTCTACGCGACGGGCGAGTGGGGGAATGCGTCGTGGATGGAAGCCCCCGTGAGATACATGGCCCCGGACGCCGCCGCTTCCGCCTCACCAGGGTATACTG GACATTATCATCTGAATAAGGATCTTTCAGGCCCTGCGACAAGCCCCATTGATGTTGCTCCTTCATTTCCTGTTAAGAGTCTGACAAGTGAAATCACAGTTGGAAATATTTCCTGTCGAGCAGCAGAGGCAGAGAAAAATGCAAACACTCAAATACTTACAAAAGAAGGTCAAGAACACTCTCACTGCCATCCAGATGCTGAGGAGAACTTGTTGCAGATGTCTGACTCTAGCTCTAGGAATCAGGCCACATTCCTGAAGCTAATACACAATTTGTCAGTAGTGCTTCTGTCTACTTGCAATGGTGGTTCTTCGTTACAGGAATATGAAGAGAAGATTCTGAAATCTGTTATTCGAAATCTTAAAGCTGCTTCTTCCAAAGGAGGCAAG GCTACATTAAAAAGCGATGATTGTTTGAGGGACTCCGTTCAAATCAGTTGCTTGAGAAACAATTTGTTGGTGGCAATGCCTGAACACTCAGTGTCAGAGAGCACAGATTCAGAATTTAAGACATCTATTTCACAG GCTCTTTCTAAGCTCCCAGAGGGTAATATGCTCGATGATACTGAAGTTTCTCAAGTGTCAATTTACAAAAAATTATGGTTTGAAGCAGAAGCTTCGGTGTGTAAACTCAAATATGAGCTTCAACGTTCCCGTATGAAGCTTGCAACAATGGAAGTTTTCAGCAACACGCAAACAG TTCCAATTGACCCGTCAGAAAGTGAAAAAGCCTCCAGAGTAACCATATCTGATGGCCAACCACGTAATCATGCCAAATATTGCAGTTCATGTGCTGCGACCTTGCAATGTCATGGAGGAGGTAGTGAGAGCAGTCAATCTTCTTCTCTGATAAATAGAGTGACAACTCAACATTCCACTTATGTTTTAGCTGCTCAAGTCCCGGCTGCTTCCCCAGTGCCTCCGCCGCCTGCATTGGTGTCACAGCCTTACACGGCCGCGCCCGACAATCCTTCAGAACCATACTGTGGTTACTGTCATAAGTTGGGGCTCACCCCTCATCCATGCTACAAGAAGAATGATCAAGGAGACAATATTTTTAGTGGCGCCTCTTCTCTGCCAGGTCCATGCCAGAGCTCCTCCACCGGCCAGGAGCTTCTCActcaaccaccaccacctcctccttcagATATATCATCTCCAGGGTCCATTATTGCTACAAATAAGAGCATCGTAAATGGTCTTGATGCTGAAATATTTGCTCAAATGAAAGTTCTGGAATCCCGTATTGATAATATAAGCTCTTTGGGTGAGAGTAAGTGTGAGAGGCAGCAAGAACCTAGCAAGGGATCATACCCCGTTGAAGATGATGTTTTGGCGAGGCTGAGAATTTTGAAGTCCCGCCCTGATTACATAACCTCGTTGGGTTTGGAAAGCAGCAACCATCAGCTAGACACAAGTATACATGCATCAGATGAGGTTCATGAAATGTTTGCTCGATTGAAAGTTTTGGAGTCCCGCATTGACAAAATAAGCCCTTTGGGTGACAACAAGTGTGAACAGCAGGAAAAAGGAAGTGAGGGATTATATCCAGTCGAAGATGCTGTTTTGGCGAGGCTACAAATTTTGAAGTCCTGTGCTGATAATACTTCTCTGGGTCTGGAAAGCAACAAACAGCAGCTAAATGCAAGCACGGACATATCAGATGAGGTTGAAGATGTTATTATGGCCAGGCTGGAAATTTTGAAGTCCCATCCAGATGTGGAGGCATCCTCCATTGAGGCTGTTGAAGGTGTGGAGCACCCTTGTGCTGTGGGGCTGCGAGTCTCTAGTCACCAGTTACTTCCATCGCCTGCTGCAGTGTTCGAGAAAACAACATTGCTATCGGCTACCGAACCACTAGAGGTCACTGGAGAGACTCCAGCCATCCTGATCTCGTCGTCTAACAAAGCACCACCTTTGTGTAGACTTAAAGATGCACCTTCAGTGATGGAGAAAGATCATTCAGGGTTGGCAGAGGAAGCTCTGCATTCTGCGCCGTTGTTAAGTGTGCCCCAAGAAGCCGGGGGCTTGGCACAAAAGACTGCAAAAGCTAAGCGCCATCCGCACGGGCCTACGCCAAGAAGATTTCGTCTTCCTTCCACCGTCAAAATAAAGTGTCCCATCTCAGAGTAG